The Serpentinimonas maccroryi genome has a segment encoding these proteins:
- the cysD gene encoding sulfate adenylyltransferase subunit CysD, with product MNARIPLPQPGPSAAPQLDNSQLDALEEETIFILREVAAVFERPALLFSGGKDSLVLLRCAEKAFGRGRLPYPLLMIDTGHNFPEVLAFRDQRARELGAELIVRRVEDSMARGSVRLAHPGQSRNAHQSVTLLEAIDEFRFDALIGGARRDEEKARAKERLFSHRDAFGQWQPKAQRPELWQLYNTRLQPGEHFRVFPISNWTEIDVWQYIERERIALPSLYYAHLRPVVQRRGLLVPVTELTPPKPGETVEHLSVRFRTVGDITCTCPVASSASTAGQIVAETLNAQLSERGATRMDDQTSEASMEKRKLEGYF from the coding sequence ATGAACGCACGCATCCCCCTTCCCCAGCCTGGCCCCAGCGCCGCGCCCCAGCTCGACAACAGCCAGCTCGACGCGCTCGAGGAAGAAACCATCTTCATCCTGCGCGAAGTCGCCGCCGTGTTTGAGCGCCCGGCACTGCTGTTCTCGGGCGGCAAAGACTCGCTGGTGCTGCTGCGCTGCGCCGAAAAAGCCTTTGGCCGCGGCCGCCTGCCCTACCCGCTGCTGATGATCGACACCGGCCACAACTTCCCCGAGGTGCTGGCCTTCCGAGACCAGCGCGCGCGCGAACTGGGGGCCGAGCTGATCGTGCGCCGGGTTGAAGATTCGATGGCGCGCGGCAGCGTGCGCTTGGCGCACCCGGGCCAGAGCCGCAACGCGCACCAGTCGGTCACGCTGCTGGAAGCGATCGACGAATTTCGCTTCGACGCCCTAATCGGCGGCGCCCGGCGCGACGAAGAAAAAGCGCGCGCCAAAGAGCGCCTCTTCAGCCACCGCGACGCCTTTGGCCAGTGGCAGCCCAAGGCGCAGCGCCCTGAGCTTTGGCAGCTCTACAACACCCGGCTGCAACCGGGCGAGCACTTCCGCGTGTTCCCGATCAGCAACTGGACCGAGATCGACGTCTGGCAATACATCGAGCGCGAGCGCATCGCCCTGCCCAGCCTGTACTACGCGCACCTGCGCCCGGTGGTGCAACGGCGCGGCCTGCTGGTGCCGGTGACCGAGCTCACCCCGCCCAAGCCCGGCGAGACCGTCGAACATTTGAGCGTGCGCTTTCGCACCGTGGGCGACATCACCTGCACCTGCCCGGTGGCCAGCAGCGCCAGCACGGCCGGGCAGATCGTCGCCGAAACCCTCAACGCCCAGTTGAGCGAACGCGGCGCCACGCGCATGGACGACCAGACCAGCGAAGCCTCGATGGAAAAACGCAAACTCGAAGGGTATTTTTAA
- a CDS encoding nitrite/sulfite reductase: protein MYAHTDFDRQFIRQRAAQFRDQWQRHRDGALSDEAFRPLRLQNGWYIQRHAPMLRVAVPYGELSSTQVRALAQIARVYDQPGAAVFQGAVAAQNRLGAVQLRDGRAIASRLPTGYGHFTTRQNVQFNWIALEHAPEVMELLASVDMHGIQTSGNCIRNISTDALAGIAPDEVADPRPFAEILRQWSTLHPEFAFLPRKFKVAIVGAREDRAALHWHDVGLQLWRNAAGELGFKVLVGGGMGRTPVIASTICDFLPWDQLLNYMEALVRIYNAWGRRDNMYKSRIKILVRAQGQRFFDEVQAEYDRIVAQDGAPHTISAAELQRVSAGFAPPARPSSRPCTDERMARLLRLSTEDDLEFERWLQRNVHAHQNPELRAVTLAFKRLGQAPGDASASQLEAVAELAERFSAGEVRVTHQQNLLLPWVRCDELTELWRAARRLGLAQPHIGLLTDLIACPGGDFCDLANARSLTIAEALLQRYQDLDELHDLGPIDLHLSGCINSCGHHHSGHIGILGVDKDGQEWYQISLGGSDGSTLSGAPTPGKVLGPSFTSSEVCDAIEAILEAYQELRAPGERFVHTLQRLGHEPFKAAANAVRVATARWQEHAAAHAQAAHPNPDSPALRRTAVAL, encoded by the coding sequence ATGTACGCCCACACCGATTTTGACCGCCAGTTCATCCGCCAGCGTGCGGCCCAGTTCCGCGACCAGTGGCAGCGCCACCGCGACGGCGCCTTGTCCGACGAAGCCTTTAGGCCGCTGCGGCTGCAAAACGGCTGGTACATCCAGCGCCACGCCCCCATGCTGCGCGTCGCCGTGCCCTACGGCGAGCTGTCCAGCACGCAGGTGCGGGCGCTGGCGCAGATCGCACGCGTCTATGACCAACCCGGCGCTGCCGTGTTCCAAGGCGCGGTGGCGGCGCAAAACCGGCTCGGTGCGGTGCAGCTGCGCGACGGCCGCGCCATCGCCAGCCGCCTGCCCACCGGCTACGGCCACTTCACCACGCGCCAAAACGTGCAGTTCAACTGGATCGCGCTCGAGCACGCACCCGAGGTCATGGAGCTGCTGGCCAGCGTGGACATGCACGGCATCCAGACCAGCGGCAACTGCATCCGCAACATCAGCACCGACGCGCTGGCCGGCATTGCCCCCGACGAAGTGGCCGATCCGCGCCCCTTCGCCGAAATTTTGCGCCAGTGGAGCACGCTGCACCCCGAGTTCGCTTTTCTGCCGCGCAAGTTCAAGGTGGCCATCGTCGGCGCGCGCGAAGACCGGGCCGCGCTGCACTGGCACGACGTCGGGCTGCAACTATGGCGCAACGCGGCCGGCGAGCTGGGCTTCAAGGTGTTGGTGGGCGGCGGCATGGGGCGCACACCGGTGATCGCCAGCACGATCTGCGACTTTTTGCCCTGGGACCAGCTGCTCAACTACATGGAAGCGCTGGTGCGCATCTACAACGCTTGGGGCCGGCGCGATAATATGTACAAATCGCGCATCAAAATTTTGGTGCGCGCCCAAGGCCAGCGCTTTTTTGACGAAGTCCAGGCCGAGTACGACCGCATCGTGGCGCAAGACGGCGCCCCGCACACCATCAGCGCGGCTGAGCTGCAGCGCGTCAGCGCCGGTTTTGCCCCCCCTGCGCGCCCAAGCAGCCGCCCCTGCACCGACGAGCGCATGGCGCGCCTGCTGCGCCTGAGCACCGAAGACGACCTCGAATTCGAGCGCTGGCTGCAGCGCAACGTGCACGCGCACCAAAACCCCGAGCTGCGCGCCGTCACACTCGCCTTCAAGCGCCTGGGCCAAGCCCCGGGCGATGCCAGCGCCAGCCAGCTCGAGGCCGTGGCCGAGCTGGCCGAACGCTTCAGCGCCGGCGAGGTGCGCGTCACGCACCAGCAAAACCTGCTGCTGCCCTGGGTGCGCTGCGACGAGCTGACCGAGCTCTGGCGTGCGGCGCGGCGCCTGGGGCTGGCGCAGCCCCATATCGGGCTGCTCACCGACCTCATCGCCTGCCCCGGCGGCGACTTCTGCGACCTGGCCAACGCGCGCTCGCTGACCATCGCCGAGGCCCTGCTGCAGCGCTACCAAGACCTCGACGAGCTGCACGACCTTGGGCCCATCGACCTGCACCTGAGCGGCTGCATCAACTCCTGCGGCCACCACCACAGCGGCCACATCGGCATCTTGGGTGTGGATAAAGACGGCCAGGAGTGGTACCAGATCAGCCTGGGCGGATCGGATGGCAGCACGCTCAGCGGCGCGCCCACGCCCGGCAAGGTGCTGGGGCCGTCTTTCACCTCCAGCGAGGTCTGCGACGCGATCGAGGCCATTCTGGAGGCCTACCAAGAGCTGCGCGCACCGGGCGAGCGCTTCGTGCACACCCTGCAGCGCCTAGGGCACGAGCCCTTCAAGGCCGCCGCCAACGCGGTGCGCGTGGCCACTGCGCGGTGGCAGGAGCACGCGGCCGCACACGCCCAAGCCGCCCACCCGAACCCGGACAGCCCCGCTTTGCGCCGCACCGCCGTGGCGCTTTGA
- a CDS encoding phosphoadenylyl-sulfate reductase, whose product MMNAQQVQPHFARAALQQAQPSADYQAKLARSRALLQQAASEHQPLVQASSLGAEDVVIRHLIDTLSLPIPLFVLDTGALHPETLALLARTEARAAQPDAQPVRVYKPQPGVAEAFVAREGPDAMRRSVALRQACCAIRKVEPLRRALHGQRAWITGLRREQSAQRAEVPAIDRSDLDPARADRPSAGLIQINPLADWSWGEVWHHIALHGLDYNPLHDRFYPSIGCAPCTRAVSVGEDLRAGRWWWEQDSAKECGLHQRSHP is encoded by the coding sequence ATGATGAACGCCCAGCAGGTGCAGCCGCACTTTGCCCGCGCTGCCCTGCAGCAGGCCCAGCCGAGCGCCGATTACCAGGCCAAGCTGGCGCGCAGCCGCGCCCTGCTGCAACAAGCGGCCAGCGAGCACCAGCCGCTGGTGCAGGCCTCCAGCCTTGGGGCCGAAGACGTGGTCATCCGGCACCTGATCGACACCCTGAGTCTACCGATCCCGCTGTTTGTGCTCGACACCGGTGCCCTGCACCCCGAGACGCTGGCGCTGCTGGCGCGCACCGAGGCGCGGGCGGCACAGCCGGATGCACAACCGGTGCGCGTCTATAAACCGCAGCCCGGCGTGGCCGAAGCCTTCGTGGCGCGCGAGGGCCCGGATGCCATGCGCCGCAGCGTGGCCCTGCGCCAAGCCTGCTGCGCCATCCGCAAAGTCGAGCCGCTGCGCCGGGCGCTGCACGGCCAGCGCGCTTGGATCACCGGTTTGCGGCGCGAACAATCGGCCCAGCGCGCCGAGGTGCCCGCGATCGACCGCAGCGACCTCGACCCCGCACGCGCCGACCGGCCCAGCGCGGGGCTGATCCAGATCAACCCGCTGGCCGACTGGAGCTGGGGCGAGGTCTGGCACCACATCGCCCTGCACGGGCTGGACTACAACCCGCTGCACGACCGCTTCTACCCCAGCATCGGCTGCGCGCCCTGCACCCGCGCCGTGAGCGTGGGCGAAGATTTGCGCGCCGGGCGCTGGTGGTGGGAACAAGACAGCGCCAAAGAATGCGGCCTGCACCAAAGGAGCCACCCATGA
- the fdxA gene encoding ferredoxin FdxA gives MTHVVTEACIACKYTDCVDVCPVDCFREGPNFLTIDPDECIDCAVCIPECPVSAIYPEEDVPNDQQHMIALNAELARLPGWKSITKRKSPLPDADDHKDMTGKLPLLKR, from the coding sequence ATGACCCACGTAGTTACCGAAGCCTGCATTGCCTGCAAATACACCGACTGCGTCGATGTCTGCCCCGTGGATTGCTTCCGCGAAGGCCCCAACTTCCTCACCATCGACCCCGACGAGTGCATCGACTGCGCCGTCTGCATCCCCGAGTGCCCGGTGAGCGCCATCTACCCCGAGGAAGACGTGCCCAACGACCAGCAGCATATGATCGCCCTCAATGCCGAACTGGCGCGCCTGCCAGGCTGGAAAAGCATCACCAAGCGCAAGTCACCGCTGCCCGACGCCGATGACCACAAAGACATGACCGGCAAGCTGCCTCTGCTCAAACGCTGA
- a CDS encoding DUF934 domain-containing protein, giving the protein MKLLTPTEAAAAAPSPAGSVLTLAPDFELWAAHLAQTLDLSAVQRIDLQFPKFTDGRAYSQAVLLRRRCGYCGLLRATGEVLIDQLLQLQRCGFDEALLRADQDPAHGQRLLQQFGSFYQGDALQPRPHFARAAVTAYAATTATTTGAPA; this is encoded by the coding sequence ATGAAACTCCTCACGCCAACCGAGGCCGCCGCGGCCGCGCCCAGCCCCGCCGGCAGCGTGCTCACGCTGGCCCCCGATTTCGAGCTGTGGGCCGCGCACCTTGCGCAAACGCTCGACCTAAGCGCCGTGCAGCGCATCGACCTACAGTTCCCCAAATTCACCGACGGCCGCGCCTACAGCCAGGCGGTGCTGCTGCGCCGGCGCTGCGGCTACTGCGGCCTGCTGCGCGCCACCGGCGAGGTGCTGATCGACCAGTTGCTGCAATTGCAGCGCTGCGGCTTCGACGAAGCCCTGCTGCGCGCCGACCAAGACCCGGCGCACGGGCAGCGCCTGCTGCAACAGTTTGGCAGCTTTTACCAGGGCGACGCGCTGCAACCGCGGCCGCACTTTGCCCGCGCTGCCGTCACCGCCTACGCTGCAACCACCGCCACCACCACCGGAGCCCCCGCATGA
- a CDS encoding NAD(P)/FAD-dependent oxidoreductase — MAATPPPIETEALIIGAGPAGLFLAFQLGLQEVACHLVDVLPEPGGQCAALYPDKPIYDLPGLPVCSGRELAERLLQQLRPFNPPLHLGQLVSSVQRQPDGRWLVRSNGQNNGPNNIQAWLAPTVFIAAGVGAFVPRKETLPELEPFEHRTPAQVCYHDLPPEAALATAKHIVVHGGDAAAVELALELAQESAQHATHSRITLLHRSERLQIEPPLQAALDRALAAQTLQLVLGQPVGLVCGADADPAGAALQALLLDTPGGGQATLPCDLLLPRLGLSPKLGPLADWGLALQRKLLPVDSATMATAEPGLYAVGDINHYPGKRKLIVCAFHEATLAAFAAAAQLRPGQRQLLQYTTTSPRLQQLLGVGGVGGR, encoded by the coding sequence TTGGCCGCCACGCCACCGCCCATCGAAACCGAGGCTCTGATCATCGGGGCCGGGCCGGCTGGGCTATTTTTGGCCTTTCAGCTCGGGCTGCAAGAGGTCGCCTGCCACCTGGTCGATGTGCTGCCCGAACCCGGCGGCCAGTGCGCCGCGCTCTACCCCGACAAACCGATCTACGACCTGCCCGGCCTGCCGGTGTGTAGCGGCCGTGAGCTCGCCGAGCGCCTGCTGCAGCAGCTGCGCCCCTTCAACCCGCCGCTGCACCTGGGCCAGCTCGTGAGCAGCGTGCAGCGCCAGCCCGACGGGCGCTGGCTGGTGCGCAGCAATGGGCAGAACAACGGGCCAAACAACATTCAGGCGTGGCTGGCGCCGACGGTGTTCATCGCCGCCGGCGTCGGCGCCTTTGTGCCACGCAAAGAAACCCTGCCCGAGCTCGAACCCTTCGAGCACCGCACGCCAGCGCAAGTCTGCTACCACGACCTGCCCCCCGAGGCCGCACTGGCCACCGCCAAGCACATCGTGGTGCACGGGGGCGACGCGGCTGCGGTGGAACTGGCGCTGGAGTTGGCGCAGGAGTCAGCACAGCATGCGACCCACAGCCGCATCACCCTGTTGCACCGCAGCGAGCGCTTGCAGATCGAGCCCCCACTCCAAGCCGCCCTAGACCGAGCGCTGGCCGCGCAGACGCTGCAGCTCGTGCTCGGCCAGCCGGTGGGCCTCGTTTGCGGTGCGGACGCAGATCCGGCAGGGGCGGCGCTGCAAGCCCTGCTGCTGGACACCCCCGGCGGCGGCCAAGCCACCCTGCCCTGCGACCTGCTGCTGCCGCGCTTGGGCCTGAGCCCCAAACTCGGGCCGCTGGCCGACTGGGGCCTGGCGCTGCAGCGCAAGCTTTTGCCAGTGGACAGCGCCACCATGGCCACCGCCGAACCCGGCCTGTACGCCGTGGGCGACATCAACCACTACCCCGGCAAACGCAAACTCATCGTCTGTGCCTTCCACGAAGCCACCCTCGCCGCCTTCGCCGCCGCCGCCCAACTGCGCCCCGGCCAACGCCAACTGCTGCAATACACCACCACCAGCCCGCGCCTGCAGCAGTTGTTGGGGGTGGGGGGGGTGGGGGGGCGGTAG
- a CDS encoding sulfate adenylyltransferase subunit 1: protein MDALRFITCGSVDDGKSTLIGRLLLDSKAVLQDHLAGIAHSSPSHAHDEADAGAQLDLARLTDGLMAEREQGITIDVAYRYFSSERRKFIIGDAPGHEQYTRNMVTAASSADAAVLLVDATKLDWQRPDLVLLAQTRRHALLCHLLRVPSLVFAVNKLDAVADAALAFAHIRAALLRFAEQAGLAAQAVLPISALKGWSVVDRGHGHDGWCGYHGPTLLEVLEQLPNTAPAPEAALAFPVQWVEKPGATDVDAVELPAAGAAPAHGRRVLWGRVAAGRVQAGDEVQVFPSGQRARVVQVLNRCRQPQAVAAGHSAGVLLERELDVSRGDWLLASPVTASPVTASPGADATSATAEAPASPYPARHSLSATLAWLDDEPLQPGRLYWALHQHRWVKAKVTRVLHRLDIHTLEQQSADRLEANGIGRVELQLQAPLPAHAYAQSRALGALILVDSASHRTAAAVLLD from the coding sequence ATGGACGCGTTGCGCTTCATCACCTGCGGCTCGGTTGACGACGGCAAGAGCACGCTCATCGGCCGCCTGCTGCTCGACAGCAAAGCGGTGCTGCAAGACCACTTGGCCGGCATCGCGCACAGCAGCCCCAGCCACGCGCACGATGAGGCCGATGCGGGCGCACAGCTCGACCTCGCGCGCCTGACCGACGGCCTGATGGCCGAGCGCGAGCAAGGCATCACCATCGACGTCGCCTACCGCTACTTCAGCAGCGAGCGGCGCAAGTTCATCATCGGCGACGCCCCCGGGCACGAGCAATACACGCGCAACATGGTCACCGCCGCCTCCAGCGCCGACGCCGCTGTGCTGCTGGTCGATGCCACCAAACTCGACTGGCAGCGCCCCGACTTGGTGCTGCTTGCGCAAACGCGCCGCCACGCCCTGTTGTGCCACCTGCTGCGCGTGCCCAGCTTGGTGTTTGCCGTCAACAAGCTCGACGCCGTGGCCGATGCCGCGCTGGCCTTTGCCCACATCCGCGCTGCTTTGCTGCGCTTTGCCGAGCAAGCCGGGCTGGCGGCGCAGGCCGTGCTGCCGATCTCCGCGCTCAAGGGCTGGAGCGTGGTCGATCGCGGCCACGGCCACGACGGCTGGTGCGGCTACCACGGCCCGACGCTGCTCGAGGTGCTCGAGCAACTGCCCAACACCGCCCCCGCGCCCGAGGCCGCACTGGCGTTCCCGGTGCAATGGGTGGAAAAACCCGGCGCCACCGATGTGGATGCGGTCGAGCTGCCTGCGGCTGGGGCGGCCCCGGCGCACGGGCGGCGCGTCTTATGGGGCCGGGTTGCGGCCGGGCGCGTTCAAGCCGGCGACGAGGTGCAAGTATTCCCCAGCGGCCAGCGCGCGCGCGTGGTGCAGGTGCTGAACCGCTGCCGCCAGCCCCAAGCCGTGGCGGCCGGGCACAGCGCCGGCGTGCTGCTCGAGCGCGAACTCGACGTCTCGCGCGGCGACTGGTTGCTGGCCAGCCCCGTCACCGCCAGCCCCGTCACCGCCAGCCCCGGCGCTGACGCCACCAGCGCTACAGCCGAAGCCCCAGCCAGCCCCTACCCAGCGCGCCACAGTCTAAGCGCCACCCTGGCCTGGCTCGATGACGAACCCCTGCAACCCGGGCGCCTGTACTGGGCGCTGCACCAGCACCGCTGGGTCAAGGCCAAGGTCACGCGGGTGCTGCACCGACTCGACATCCACACGCTGGAGCAACAAAGCGCCGATCGGCTCGAGGCCAACGGCATCGGCCGTGTCGAGTTGCAACTGCAAGCGCCGCTGCCGGCGCATGCCTACGCCCAGTCGCGCGCGCTCGGGGCCTTGATTTTGGTGGACAGCGCCAGCCACCGCACCGCCGCCGCCGTGCTACTGGATTGA